From Streptomonospora salina, the proteins below share one genomic window:
- a CDS encoding 3-deoxy-7-phosphoheptulonate synthase — protein MPNTNDTRVASYQPLIAPKDLLAELPMGPERAALVEDARSEVTRVLDGTDDRLLVIAGPCSVHDPEAALDYAQRLKELIPSVGDDLCVVMRVYFEKPRTTLGWKGLINDPGLDESYDVHRGLRTARKLLLDIGSIGVAAGTEFLDPITPQYIADAVAWGAIGARTTESQVHRQLGSGLSMPVGFKNSTDGDVQAAVDACGASAASHTFFGVDPAGAGSVVVTEGNPDCHVILRGGRPGPNYDAASVSSALDTVEASGLPRRLMIDASHANSGKDHTRQPGVAEAIAAQVAEGQRGIVGVMLESFIEDGAQKLGDPADLTYGRSITDSCMDWATTADVLGGLAEAVRKRRSA, from the coding sequence ATCGCGCCCAAGGACCTCCTCGCCGAGCTCCCGATGGGGCCCGAGCGCGCGGCCCTGGTCGAGGACGCCCGCTCCGAGGTCACGCGGGTGCTCGACGGAACCGACGACCGCCTGCTGGTCATCGCGGGGCCCTGCTCGGTGCACGACCCCGAGGCCGCGCTGGACTACGCCCAGCGGCTGAAGGAACTGATCCCCTCGGTCGGCGACGACCTGTGCGTGGTGATGCGCGTCTACTTCGAGAAGCCGCGTACGACGCTGGGCTGGAAAGGCCTGATCAACGACCCGGGCCTGGACGAGAGCTACGACGTGCACCGCGGCCTGCGCACCGCCCGCAAGCTGCTGCTGGACATCGGCTCCATCGGCGTCGCGGCCGGTACCGAATTCCTCGACCCCATCACACCGCAGTACATCGCCGACGCGGTCGCCTGGGGCGCCATCGGCGCCCGTACCACCGAGAGCCAGGTGCACCGCCAGCTCGGCAGCGGCCTGAGCATGCCGGTGGGCTTCAAGAACAGCACCGACGGCGACGTCCAGGCGGCCGTGGACGCCTGCGGCGCCTCGGCGGCTTCGCACACGTTCTTCGGCGTCGACCCCGCCGGCGCGGGGTCGGTCGTCGTCACCGAGGGCAACCCCGACTGCCACGTCATCCTGCGCGGGGGCCGGCCCGGCCCGAACTACGACGCCGCGAGTGTGTCTTCGGCGCTGGACACGGTCGAGGCGTCCGGGCTCCCGCGGCGGCTGATGATCGACGCCAGCCACGCCAACAGCGGCAAAGACCACACCCGCCAGCCCGGGGTCGCCGAAGCGATCGCCGCCCAGGTGGCCGAGGGCCAGCGCGGCATCGTCGGCGTGATGCTGGAGAGCTTCATCGAGGACGGCGCCCAGAAGCTGGGCGACCCCGCCGACCTGACCTACGGACGCTCCATCACCGACTCGTGCATGGACTGGGCCACCACCGCGGACGTGCTGGGCGGGCTGGCCGAGGCGGTGCGCAAGCGCCGCTCGGCCTGA